The Triticum dicoccoides isolate Atlit2015 ecotype Zavitan chromosome 6A, WEW_v2.0, whole genome shotgun sequence genome has a window encoding:
- the LOC119314219 gene encoding alpha/beta-gliadin-like — MKTFLILALLTIVATTATTAVRVPVPQLQPQNPSQQQPQEQVPLVQQQQFLGQQQPFPPQQPYPQPQPFPSQQPYLQLQPFPQPQLPYSQPQPFRPQQPYPQPQPQYSQPQQPISQQQQQQQQQQQQQQQQQQQQQQQQQEEQQILQQILQQQLIPCMDVVLQQHNIAHGRSQVLQQSTYQLLQELCCQHLWQIPEQSQCQAIHNVVHAIILHQQQKQQQQLSSQVSFQQPQQQYPLGQGSFRPSQQNPQAQGSVQPQQLPQFEEIRNLALQTLPAMCNVYIPPYCTIAPFGIFGTN, encoded by the coding sequence ATGAAGACGTTTCTCATCCTTGCCCTCCTTACTATCGTGGCGACCACCGCCACAACTGCAGTTAGAGTTCCAGTGCCACAATTGCAGCCACAAAATCCATCTCAGCAACAGCCACAAGAGCAAGTTCCATTGGTACAACAACAACAATTTCTAGGGCAGCAACAACCATTTCCACCACAACAACCATATCCACAGCCACAACCATTTCCATCACAACAACCATATCTGCAGCTGCAACCATTTCCACAGCCGCAACTACCATATTCGCAACCACAACCATTTCGACCACAACAACCATATCCACAACCGCAACCACAGTATTCGCAACCACAACAACCAAtttcacagcagcagcagcagcagcaacaacaacaacaacaacaacaacaacaacaacaacaacaacaacaacaacaacaagaagaacaaCAAATCCTTCAACAAATTTTGCAACAACAACTGATTCCATGCATGGATGTTGTATTGCAGCAACACAACATAGCGCATGGAAGATCACAAGTTTTGCAACAAAGTACTTACCAGCTGTTGCAAGAATTGTGTTGTCAGCACCTATGGCAGATCCCTGAGCAGTCGCAGTGCCAGGCCATCCACAATGTTGTTCATGCTATTATTCTGcatcaacaacaaaaacaacaacaacaactatcgAGCCAGGTCTCCTTCCAACAGCCTCAGCAACAATATCCATTAGGCCAGGGCTCCTTCCGGCCATCTCAGCAAAACCCACAGGCCCAGGgctctgtccagcctcaacaactgCCCCAGTTCGAGGAAATAAGGAACCTAGCGCTACAGACGCTACCTGCAATGTGCAATGTCTACATCCCTCCATATTGCACCATCGCGCCATTTGGCATCTTCGGTACTAACTGA